A single window of Ovis canadensis isolate MfBH-ARS-UI-01 breed Bighorn chromosome 15, ARS-UI_OviCan_v2, whole genome shotgun sequence DNA harbors:
- the STIM1 gene encoding stromal interaction molecule 1 isoform X6 → MDDDANGDVDVEESDEFLREDLNYHDPTVKHSTFHGEDKLISVEDLWKAWKSSEVYNWTVDEVVQWLITYVELPQYEETFRKLQLSGHAMPRLAVTNTTMTGTVLKMTDRSHRQKLQLKALDTVLFGPPLLTRHNHLKDFMLVVSIVIGVGGCWFAYIQNRYSKEHMKKMMKDLEGLHRAEQSLHDLQERLHKAQEEHRTVEVEKVHLEKKLRDEINLAKQEAQRLKELREGTENERSRQKYAEEELEQVREALRKAEKELESHSSWYAPEALQKWLQLTHEVEVQYYNIKKQNAEKQLLVAKEGAEKIKKKRNTLFGTFHVAHSSSLDDVDHKILTAKQALSEVTAALRERLHRWQQIEILCGFQIVNNPGIHSLVAALNIDPSWMGSTRPNPAHFIMTDDVDDMDEEIVSPLSMQYAAWLMGRRFSDRSLCSASAGSDDQSLWKYPAPSLQSSVRQRLTEPQHGLGSQRDLTHSDSESSLHMSDRQRLAPKPPQMIRAADEALSAMTSNGSHRLIEGAHPSSLVEKLPDSPALAKKALLALNHGLDKAHSLMELSSPALPSGSPHLDSSRSHSPSPPDPDTPSPAGDSRALQPSRNTRIPHLAGKKAAAEEDNGSIGEETDSSPGRKKFPLKIFKKPLKK, encoded by the exons TATACAACTGGACCGTGGATGAGGTGGTGCAGTGGCTGATCACGTATGTGGAGCTGCCTCAGTATGAGGAGACCTTCCGGAAGCTGCAGCTCAGTGGCCATGCCATGCCAAG GCTCGCTGTAACCAATACCACCATGACAGGGACTGTGTTGAAGATGACAGACCGGAGCCATCGGCAGAAGCTGCAGCTGAAGGCCCTGGACACGGTGCTCTTTGGGCCTCCTCTCT TGACCCGCCATAACCACCTCAAGGACTTCATGCTGGTGGTGTCTATTGTTATTGGTGTGGGTGGCTGCTGGTTTGCCTATATCCAGAACCGTTACTCCAAGGAGCACATGAAGAAGATGATGAAGGACCTGGAGGGCTTACACCGAGCCGAGCAGAGTCTGCATGACCTTCAGGAAAG GCTGCACAAAGCCCAGGAGGAGCACCGCACAGTGGAGGTAGAAAAGGTGCACCTGGAGAAGAAGCTGCGCGACGAGATCAACCTTGCCAAGCAGGAAGCCCAGAGGCTGAAGGAGCTGCGGGAGGGCACGGAGAATGAGCGGAGCCGCCAGAAATATGCCgaggaggagctggagcag GTACGGGAGGCCTTGAGGAAAGCAGAGAAGGAGCTGGAATCGCATAGCTCATGGTATGCTCCAGAGGCCCTGCAGAAGTGGCTGCAGCTGACCCATGAGGTGGAGGTGCAGTACTACAACATCAAGAAGCAAAATGCCGAGAAGCAGCTGCTGGTGGCCAAGGAGGGG GCTGAGaagataaaaaagaagagaaacacacTCTTTGGCACCTTCCACGTGGCCCACAGCTCTTCCCTGGATGATGTGGATCACAAAATCTTAACAGCTAA gCAAGCTCTGAGCGAGGTGACAGCAGCGCTGAGGGAGCGCCTGCACCGCTGGCAGCAGATTGAGATCCTCTGTGGCTTCCAGATTGTCAATAACCCTGGCAtccattccctggtggctgccCTCAACATAGACCCCAGCTGGATGGGTAGCACGCGCCCCAACCCCGCCCACTTCATCATGACTGACGACGTGGATGACATGGATGAGGAGATTGTGTCACCCTTGTCCATGCAGT ATGCTGCCTGGCTGATGGGGCGTAGGTTCAGTGACCGCTCTCTCTGCTCAGCATCCGCCGGCTCGGACGATCAGTCCCTCTGGAAATACCCGG cTCCCAGCCTGCAGAGCAGTGTCCGGCAGCGCCTGACGGAGCCGCAGCATGGCCTGGGGTCTCAGAG GGATTTGACCCATTCCGATTCGGAGTCCTCCCTCCACATGAGTGACCGCCAGCGTCTGGCCCCCAAGCCTCCTCAGATGATCCGTGCTGCAGATGAGGCTCTCAGCGCCATGACCTCCAACGGCAGCCACCGGCTGATTGAGGGGGCCCACCCCAGCTCTCTGGTGGAGAAACTGCCTGACAGCCCTGCCCTGGCCAAGAAAGCACTGCTGGCGCTGAACCATGGGCTGGACAAGGCCCACAGCCTGATGGAGTTGAGTTCCCCGGCCCTACCTAGTGGCTCTCCACATTTGGATTCTTCCCGTTCTCACAGCCCAAGTCCCCCAGACCCAGACACGCCATCTCCAGCTGGGGACAGCCGAGCCCTCCAGCCTAGCCGAAATACACGTATCCCCCACCTGGCTGGCAAGAAGGCCGCGGCTGAGGAGGATAATGGCTCTATTGGCGAGGAGACAGACTCCAGCCCAGGCCGGAAGAAGTTTCCCCTCAAAATCTTTAAGAAGCCTCTTAAGAAGTAG
- the STIM1 gene encoding stromal interaction molecule 1 isoform X3: protein MDDDANGDVDVEESDEFLREDLNYHDPTVKHSTFHGEDKLISVEDLWKAWKSSEVYNWTVDEVVQWLITYVELPQYEETFRKLQLSGHAMPRLAVTNTTMTGTVLKMTDRSHRQKLQLKALDTVLFGPPLLTRHNHLKDFMLVVSIVIGVGGCWFAYIQNRYSKEHMKKMMKDLEGLHRAEQSLHDLQERLHKAQEEHRTVEVEKVHLEKKLRDEINLAKQEAQRLKELREGTENERSRQKYAEEELEQVREALRKAEKELESHSSWYAPEALQKWLQLTHEVEVQYYNIKKQNAEKQLLVAKEGAEKIKKKRNTLFGTFHVAHSSSLDDVDHKILTAKQALSEVTAALRERLHRWQQIEILCGFQIVNNPGIHSLVAALNIDPSWMGSTRPNPAHFIMTDDVDDMDEEIVSPLSMQYAAWLMGRRFSDRSLCSASAGSDDQSLWKYPAPSLQSSVRQRLTEPQHGLGSQRLVEGEAGHFLTSRVSLRRMRSLSSGQSFSSEGLGTSAPPASASSSCSSAATTTTTTTSITTVHVHPVYYHHSTSYFLQMEPYPDPPPSDSSTVMPWHSESLGDLTHSDSESSLHMSDRQRLAPKPPQMIRAADEALSAMTSNGSHRLIEGAHPSSLVEKLPDSPALAKKALLALNHGLDKAHSLMELSSPALPSGSPHLDSSRSHSPSPPDPDTPSPAGDSRALQPSRNTRIPHLAGKKAAAEEDNGSIGEETDSSPGRKKFPLKIFKKPLKK, encoded by the exons TATACAACTGGACCGTGGATGAGGTGGTGCAGTGGCTGATCACGTATGTGGAGCTGCCTCAGTATGAGGAGACCTTCCGGAAGCTGCAGCTCAGTGGCCATGCCATGCCAAG GCTCGCTGTAACCAATACCACCATGACAGGGACTGTGTTGAAGATGACAGACCGGAGCCATCGGCAGAAGCTGCAGCTGAAGGCCCTGGACACGGTGCTCTTTGGGCCTCCTCTCT TGACCCGCCATAACCACCTCAAGGACTTCATGCTGGTGGTGTCTATTGTTATTGGTGTGGGTGGCTGCTGGTTTGCCTATATCCAGAACCGTTACTCCAAGGAGCACATGAAGAAGATGATGAAGGACCTGGAGGGCTTACACCGAGCCGAGCAGAGTCTGCATGACCTTCAGGAAAG GCTGCACAAAGCCCAGGAGGAGCACCGCACAGTGGAGGTAGAAAAGGTGCACCTGGAGAAGAAGCTGCGCGACGAGATCAACCTTGCCAAGCAGGAAGCCCAGAGGCTGAAGGAGCTGCGGGAGGGCACGGAGAATGAGCGGAGCCGCCAGAAATATGCCgaggaggagctggagcag GTACGGGAGGCCTTGAGGAAAGCAGAGAAGGAGCTGGAATCGCATAGCTCATGGTATGCTCCAGAGGCCCTGCAGAAGTGGCTGCAGCTGACCCATGAGGTGGAGGTGCAGTACTACAACATCAAGAAGCAAAATGCCGAGAAGCAGCTGCTGGTGGCCAAGGAGGGG GCTGAGaagataaaaaagaagagaaacacacTCTTTGGCACCTTCCACGTGGCCCACAGCTCTTCCCTGGATGATGTGGATCACAAAATCTTAACAGCTAA gCAAGCTCTGAGCGAGGTGACAGCAGCGCTGAGGGAGCGCCTGCACCGCTGGCAGCAGATTGAGATCCTCTGTGGCTTCCAGATTGTCAATAACCCTGGCAtccattccctggtggctgccCTCAACATAGACCCCAGCTGGATGGGTAGCACGCGCCCCAACCCCGCCCACTTCATCATGACTGACGACGTGGATGACATGGATGAGGAGATTGTGTCACCCTTGTCCATGCAGT ATGCTGCCTGGCTGATGGGGCGTAGGTTCAGTGACCGCTCTCTCTGCTCAGCATCCGCCGGCTCGGACGATCAGTCCCTCTGGAAATACCCGG cTCCCAGCCTGCAGAGCAGTGTCCGGCAGCGCCTGACGGAGCCGCAGCATGGCCTGGGGTCTCAGAGGTTGGTAGAGGGCGAGGCTGGCCACTTCTTGACAAGCCGGGTCTCTCTGCGGCGAATGCGCAGCCTTTCATCTGGACAGTCTTTCAGTTCTGAAGGCCTCGGGACCAGCGCTCCACCTGCCTCTGCTTCTTCTTCCTGCTCCTctgccgccaccaccaccaccaccaccacctccatcaccaccgtCCATGTCCACCCTGTCTATTACCACCACAGCACTTCCTATTTCCTCCAGATGGAGCCCTACCCTGACCCACCCCCTTCTGACAGCAGCACTGTGATGCCTTGGCACTCAGAGAGCTTGGG GGATTTGACCCATTCCGATTCGGAGTCCTCCCTCCACATGAGTGACCGCCAGCGTCTGGCCCCCAAGCCTCCTCAGATGATCCGTGCTGCAGATGAGGCTCTCAGCGCCATGACCTCCAACGGCAGCCACCGGCTGATTGAGGGGGCCCACCCCAGCTCTCTGGTGGAGAAACTGCCTGACAGCCCTGCCCTGGCCAAGAAAGCACTGCTGGCGCTGAACCATGGGCTGGACAAGGCCCACAGCCTGATGGAGTTGAGTTCCCCGGCCCTACCTAGTGGCTCTCCACATTTGGATTCTTCCCGTTCTCACAGCCCAAGTCCCCCAGACCCAGACACGCCATCTCCAGCTGGGGACAGCCGAGCCCTCCAGCCTAGCCGAAATACACGTATCCCCCACCTGGCTGGCAAGAAGGCCGCGGCTGAGGAGGATAATGGCTCTATTGGCGAGGAGACAGACTCCAGCCCAGGCCGGAAGAAGTTTCCCCTCAAAATCTTTAAGAAGCCTCTTAAGAAGTAG